The Xanthomonas indica genome has a segment encoding these proteins:
- the rph gene encoding ribonuclease PH, with protein sequence MSFSRPSGRTADQLRPVRIERAFTRHAEGSVLVSFGDTRVLCNASVENRVPGFLRGKGEGWVTAEYGMLPRATHSRSDREAARGKQGGRTLEIQRLIGRALRACVDRTALGERTITLDCDVLQADGGTRTAAITGAYVALVDAVNWLQKRGDLKKPVVLGAVAAVSVGVYRGVPVLDLDYAEDSDCDTDMNVVMNDGGGFIELQGTAEGHAFRRDELDALLGLAERGIGALLAAQRAALAQ encoded by the coding sequence ATGTCCTTCTCCCGTCCCAGCGGCCGTACGGCCGATCAGTTGCGCCCGGTCCGCATCGAACGCGCCTTCACCCGCCATGCCGAAGGCTCGGTCCTGGTCAGCTTCGGCGACACCCGCGTGCTGTGCAACGCCAGCGTCGAGAACCGCGTGCCGGGCTTCCTGCGCGGCAAGGGCGAAGGCTGGGTCACCGCCGAATACGGCATGCTGCCGCGCGCCACCCATTCGCGCTCCGATCGCGAAGCCGCGCGCGGCAAGCAGGGCGGACGCACGCTGGAGATCCAGCGCCTGATCGGCCGCGCGTTGCGCGCCTGCGTCGACCGCACCGCGCTGGGCGAGCGCACCATCACCCTGGACTGCGACGTGCTGCAGGCCGACGGCGGCACCCGCACCGCCGCCATCACCGGCGCCTACGTGGCCCTGGTGGATGCAGTGAACTGGCTGCAGAAGCGCGGCGACCTGAAGAAGCCGGTGGTGCTGGGCGCGGTCGCGGCGGTCTCGGTCGGGGTCTACCGCGGCGTGCCGGTGCTGGACCTGGACTATGCCGAGGACAGCGACTGCGATACCGACATGAACGTGGTGATGAACGACGGCGGCGGCTTCATCGAGCTGCAGGGCACTGCCGAGGGCCACGCCTTCCGCCGCGACGAACTGGACGCGCTGCTCGGCCTGGCCGAGCGCGGCATCGGCGCGCTGCTGGCGGCGCAGCGCGCGGCCCTGGCGCAATGA
- a CDS encoding VOC family protein, which yields MNRRLALVTLVVADYDEAIAWYTGKLGFRLLEDVDQGHKRWVVVGPGDTRGAALLLARASDEAQRSRIGDQTGGRVGFFLHTDDFQRDHAAMRAAGVEFLEAPRHEPYATVAVFRDLYGNTWDLLEPTA from the coding sequence ATGAACCGGCGCCTGGCCCTGGTCACCCTGGTGGTGGCCGACTACGACGAGGCCATCGCCTGGTACACCGGCAAGCTGGGGTTCCGGTTGCTGGAAGACGTGGACCAGGGCCACAAGCGCTGGGTCGTGGTCGGGCCTGGCGATACGCGCGGCGCGGCGCTGCTGCTGGCGCGCGCCAGCGACGAGGCGCAGCGCAGCCGCATCGGCGACCAGACCGGCGGCCGGGTCGGCTTCTTCCTGCACACCGACGACTTCCAGCGCGACCATGCGGCGATGCGCGCCGCCGGCGTGGAATTCCTGGAAGCCCCGCGTCACGAACCCTACGCCACGGTCGCGGTGTTCCGCGATCTCTACGGCAACACCTGGGATCTGCTGGAGCCCACCGCATGA
- the rdgB gene encoding RdgB/HAM1 family non-canonical purine NTP pyrophosphatase, with translation MKLVLASSNAGKLEELHALLDDVGVDLIAQSTLGVSDADETGLTFVENALLKARHAARVTGLPALADDSGICVDALHGAPGLYSARYAGEHGNAQANIDKLLDALRDVPDAQRGAHFYCVLVLLRHAEDPQPLLVEGRWRGRIARARAGTGGHGYDPVFLDPDHGQTAAEMPLALKNRISHRAIALQQLRQRLADLLAAQPAG, from the coding sequence ATGAAACTGGTCCTGGCCAGCAGCAACGCCGGCAAACTCGAAGAACTGCATGCCCTGCTCGACGACGTCGGCGTCGACCTGATCGCGCAATCCACGCTCGGCGTCAGCGATGCCGACGAGACCGGCCTGACCTTCGTCGAGAACGCGCTGCTCAAGGCGCGCCACGCCGCCCGCGTCACCGGCCTGCCGGCACTGGCCGACGACTCCGGCATCTGCGTGGACGCGCTGCACGGCGCGCCGGGCCTGTATTCGGCGCGCTACGCCGGCGAACACGGCAATGCGCAGGCCAACATCGACAAGCTGCTGGACGCACTGCGCGATGTCCCGGACGCGCAGCGCGGTGCGCACTTCTACTGCGTGCTGGTGCTGCTGCGGCATGCCGAGGATCCGCAACCGCTGCTGGTGGAAGGCCGCTGGCGTGGCCGCATCGCGCGGGCCCGTGCCGGCACCGGCGGGCACGGCTACGACCCGGTGTTCCTGGACCCGGACCACGGCCAGACCGCGGCCGAGATGCCGCTGGCGCTGAAGAACCGCATCAGCCATCGCGCCATTGCGCTGCAGCAGCTCAGGCAGCGCCTGGCCGACCTGCTGGCGGCGCAACCCGCCGGGTGA
- the hemW gene encoding radical SAM family heme chaperone HemW: protein MPHAHDPCQHPPGAACPDPSAHAGSPPLVPPPLSLYVHLPWCVRKCPYCDFNSHAAKGALPFDAYVEALIRDLDQDLPLVWGRVVNSVFFGGGTPSLFPPEAIDRFLQAASARLRFAPGLEITLETNPGTAEHGRFDRYLAAGVNRLSFGIQSFDDAALQRLGRIHDGAEAERAVKLAQDAGYANLNLDLMYALPQQTLAEAERDIAQALALQPTHLSHYQLTLEPNTLFAARPPQGIPEDDDAWDMQERCQALLAEAGYAQYEVSAYARAGYRCAHNLNYWTFGDYLGIGAGAHGKISSGAEQSILRRWKHKHPQAFLDAAGTPAAIGGDEWIAPERRPFEYMLNALRLNDGFALRDFSARTGLPLQAIAPALATAQARDWLRVDAGHAVPTELGRRFTNDVVALFLP from the coding sequence ATGCCGCACGCCCACGACCCTTGCCAGCATCCGCCCGGCGCCGCCTGCCCGGACCCGTCCGCGCACGCCGGCAGCCCGCCGCTGGTACCGCCGCCGCTGTCGCTCTACGTGCACCTGCCATGGTGCGTGCGCAAATGCCCGTACTGCGACTTCAATTCGCACGCGGCCAAGGGCGCGCTGCCGTTCGACGCCTACGTGGAGGCGCTGATCCGCGACCTGGACCAGGATCTGCCGCTGGTCTGGGGCCGGGTGGTCAACAGCGTGTTCTTCGGCGGCGGCACGCCCAGCCTGTTCCCGCCGGAGGCGATCGACCGCTTCCTGCAGGCCGCCAGCGCCCGGCTGCGCTTCGCGCCCGGCCTGGAGATCACCCTGGAGACCAATCCCGGCACCGCCGAGCACGGCCGCTTCGACCGCTATCTGGCGGCCGGGGTGAATCGCCTCAGCTTCGGCATCCAGAGCTTCGACGATGCGGCCCTGCAGCGGCTGGGCCGCATCCACGACGGCGCCGAGGCCGAGCGCGCGGTGAAGCTGGCGCAGGACGCCGGCTACGCCAATCTCAACCTGGACCTGATGTACGCGCTGCCGCAGCAGACCCTGGCCGAGGCCGAGCGCGACATCGCGCAGGCGCTGGCGCTGCAGCCGACCCACCTCAGCCACTACCAGCTCACCCTGGAACCGAACACGCTGTTCGCCGCGCGGCCGCCGCAGGGCATTCCCGAGGACGACGACGCCTGGGACATGCAGGAGCGCTGCCAGGCGCTGCTGGCCGAGGCCGGCTACGCGCAATACGAGGTCAGCGCCTACGCCCGCGCCGGCTACCGCTGCGCGCACAACCTCAACTACTGGACCTTCGGCGACTATCTCGGCATCGGCGCCGGCGCCCACGGCAAGATCAGCTCCGGCGCCGAGCAGAGCATCCTGCGGCGCTGGAAGCACAAGCATCCGCAGGCGTTCCTGGACGCGGCCGGGACCCCGGCGGCGATCGGCGGCGACGAATGGATCGCGCCGGAGCGGCGCCCGTTCGAGTACATGCTCAACGCGCTGCGCCTCAACGACGGCTTCGCGCTGCGCGACTTCAGCGCCCGTACCGGCCTGCCGCTGCAGGCGATCGCTCCCGCCCTGGCCACCGCGCAGGCCCGCGACTGGCTGCGGGTGGACGCCGGCCACGCCGTGCCGACCGAGCTGGGGCGGCGCTTCACCAACGACGTGGTCGCCCTGTTTCTGCCCTAG
- a CDS encoding YicC/YloC family endoribonuclease: MIRSMTAYAGAERITPWGTLGCELRSVNHRFLEVGVRLPEELRALEPQLRERVAARISRGKLDLMLRLRAPDAAQTLAVNEALVEQLGVLAQRLGARFAQMQVQFVDLLQLPGVLQGQSVDPAALQAQALELLDEVLAEFVAAREREGGKLAAAIVERVDAVERIAGEVRTLIPAIRDGQRAKLAARLADLPHPVDPGRAEQELVLWLQKLDVDEELDRLGSHIKELRRVLRQPEPAGRRLDFLLQEFNREANTLGSKSVDSRTSNAAVELKVLIDQIREQVQNLE, from the coding sequence ATGATCCGCAGCATGACCGCCTACGCCGGCGCCGAGCGCATCACTCCCTGGGGCACGCTGGGGTGCGAGCTGCGCTCGGTCAACCACCGTTTCCTGGAGGTGGGCGTGCGCCTGCCGGAGGAACTGCGCGCGCTGGAGCCGCAACTGCGCGAACGCGTGGCCGCGCGGATCAGCCGCGGCAAGCTCGACCTGATGCTGCGCCTGCGCGCGCCGGACGCGGCGCAGACCCTGGCGGTGAACGAGGCCCTGGTCGAGCAGTTGGGCGTGCTGGCGCAACGGCTGGGCGCGCGCTTTGCGCAGATGCAGGTGCAGTTCGTCGACCTGCTGCAGTTGCCCGGCGTGCTGCAGGGGCAGAGCGTCGATCCGGCGGCGCTGCAGGCGCAGGCGCTGGAGCTGCTGGACGAGGTGCTGGCCGAGTTCGTCGCCGCGCGCGAGCGCGAGGGCGGCAAGCTGGCCGCGGCCATCGTCGAGCGGGTCGATGCGGTGGAACGCATCGCCGGCGAGGTGCGCACGCTGATCCCGGCCATCCGCGACGGCCAGCGCGCCAAGCTGGCGGCGCGCCTGGCCGACCTGCCGCATCCGGTCGACCCCGGCCGCGCCGAGCAGGAGCTGGTGCTGTGGCTGCAAAAGCTCGACGTGGACGAGGAACTGGACCGGCTCGGCAGCCACATCAAGGAACTGCGCCGGGTGCTGCGCCAGCCGGAACCGGCCGGCCGGCGCCTGGACTTCCTGCTGCAGGAGTTCAATCGCGAGGCCAATACCCTGGGCTCGAAGTCGGTGGACAGCCGCACCTCCAACGCCGCGGTGGAACTGAAGGTGCTGATCGACCAGATCCGCGAGCAGGTGCAGAACCTGGAGTAG
- the gmk gene encoding guanylate kinase has product MRGTLYIVAAPSGAGKSSIVNATLARDPQIALSISFTSRAPRPGERHAEHYHFVSADEFQRMIDAGDFFEYARVHGDWKGTARQSVEPQLAAGHDVLLEIDWQGARQVRAKVPDAVSVFILPPSREALEQRMRKRGQDSEAVIAQRLAAAREEMSHYADFDYVIVNEHFDTAVDEMCAIFVASRLRRLPQQQRHAALIATLLQEQPTG; this is encoded by the coding sequence ATGCGCGGCACTCTCTACATCGTGGCGGCCCCCTCCGGCGCCGGCAAGAGCAGCATCGTCAACGCGACCCTGGCGCGCGATCCGCAGATCGCGCTGTCGATCTCGTTCACCTCGCGTGCGCCGCGCCCGGGCGAACGCCATGCCGAGCACTACCATTTCGTTTCCGCCGACGAGTTCCAGCGGATGATCGATGCCGGCGACTTCTTCGAGTACGCCCGCGTGCACGGCGACTGGAAGGGCACCGCGCGGCAGTCGGTGGAGCCGCAGCTGGCCGCCGGCCACGACGTGCTGCTGGAGATCGACTGGCAGGGCGCCCGCCAGGTCCGGGCCAAGGTGCCGGACGCGGTCAGCGTGTTCATCCTGCCGCCCTCGCGCGAGGCGCTGGAGCAGCGCATGCGCAAGCGCGGCCAGGACAGCGAGGCGGTGATCGCGCAGCGGCTGGCTGCCGCGCGGGAAGAGATGTCGCACTACGCCGACTTCGACTACGTGATCGTCAACGAGCACTTCGACACCGCCGTGGACGAGATGTGCGCGATCTTCGTCGCCAGCCGCCTGCGCCGGCTGCCGCAGCAGCAGCGCCATGCCGCGCTGATCGCCACCCTCCTGCAGGAACAGCCAACTGGCTGA
- the rpoZ gene encoding DNA-directed RNA polymerase subunit omega, translating into MARITVEDCLEVVNNRFELVMMASKRARQLANGVQATLDNTESADKPTVLALREIAARKIDNALIDEVEKAERERAEREALEWAAAEVVADEDMSKNDD; encoded by the coding sequence ATGGCCCGCATCACCGTAGAAGATTGCCTGGAAGTCGTTAACAACCGTTTCGAACTGGTCATGATGGCGTCCAAGCGCGCCCGCCAGCTCGCCAACGGCGTGCAGGCCACCCTCGACAACACCGAATCGGCCGACAAGCCGACCGTGCTGGCGCTGCGCGAAATCGCCGCGCGCAAGATCGACAACGCGTTGATCGACGAGGTCGAGAAGGCCGAGCGCGAGCGCGCCGAGCGCGAAGCCCTGGAATGGGCCGCGGCCGAGGTGGTGGCCGACGAGGACATGTCCAAGAACGACGACTGA